In the genome of Nakaseomyces glabratus chromosome C, complete sequence, the window TgtcaaaaagaatattaattaataacGGTTATTGTGAAATCTCGATAGCACCCTTTACTTCCAAAACCGACGACCTAGTAATTTTAGTTACCGCATTTTTGACTATAGGAGATTTTCTAATTTCAAACTCTGAATAGTCAATCTTGTTATGAAGCAAGCTTTCCAATACATACGCATTAATATCCTCAAATGTAGacaacttcaaatttttaGTTTCTTCTAACAGTTTCATTAAGAATGTTGGTACCATACAGATATCCTCACTGTGCGTAATTAGGAAATCAATAACTTCAATAGCCAAAAAATGATTCTCACCATTGTTTTGTGCAAACGTATCTGCTGGCACTTCAAGTGACTTCATTTCAACATTATGGGGTGTTTCCAGTCCCGAACTCAATATATTTGGGGCAATGACAGTAGATAAATTATGAATATCCATTTTTGATCCCATTTCGTTTTCAATATAAGAAAAGGAGGATGTCCAATttagaaaagaaagcaaaacCTCTAATACATTTCTATTGTACAAGGGAAGTAGAGCAAATATCAAAGAGAACaacttttgttttcttacTGTAGCACTTATTTTTGCAGAACTTATCCATAATAGGTACAGATCAGATGTCAATAGAGGATCAGGAAGTTCTCTCAAAAACTTCTTAAGTAGGGCCGAAAGTTGAATTGCATTTTCTTTACTAAAATCAATTGATCGAGATGGGAATGCATCAATTTGATTAGTCAGTTCACGTAGACGCCTGATGTTACCATTTTTTCTAAATATACCTTCAACACTCATGTCGAGTTGTTTTAATGAAGATATTAGTTCATCTACTAACACAGGCACGCGGATTTTGGAAGGACCAACACCTAATTCCGAGTCAACCCCGCAATACAAACTTAAATCATCCAAATTTGTACCAAAAACCTTTCTGGGTGCTGATTTTTTTCCATCCTTATTTACTATATTCCACATTTTATTCCAAAAGTTTCCATTTTGAGATGGTCGAACTTCTCTGCTAATCTGCTGTCTGAGCttctcaaaatcaaaactataatcgttgaatttttttaaatcaCTCATTAGCAATGATAAACTAATATATTTCAATGTCACAAGTGCACTTTTATCAAGTTCCGAGTAATATACACCTGTTCGCTTCCTTTCATTTGAATTAAATTCATCGCTACCATCTTCCAATGTTTTAAAGTGAGTAAATGCATTTGGACGCAATTCACGAGCTTGTTCTGCAGCAACGATTCTTGAAATATCATCTAGTGTCAACGTTTTATTATTACCAAATAGTTGCTCATCTCGGCCACTATTTTCAGTTGGAGTATCAGTTTTAATAATTAAATTTTTATCTTCCCGTTTTCCTGAACCTAGTTCAGTTTCAGGTATCTCTAATACAACAGACTTGCGAGCTTCCTTCTTTTCGTTGGAAACACGTATACTCTCCCTTCTTGATTTCAGCCTTTTTACATCATTTAATGTCCTAATATAGGTTTGCTCCATGGAAAATTTCGATGGTACATTACCATTTTCATATATGTTTGCTACTTTATTATCCTTATTTTGTAAATCCATCACTGTCTTTGTTTTAACCAAGGCAATTTttagaagaaaaatcaattgGCTTAAGTTTGTGACATATTTGAATCCTGGTACAGatacttcatcatcaacagAACACCGTGAACATAATATAAACATTTTTTCCTTGTTAAAAGTTGCATCTGTAACATCACTAGGTTTGATAGATTCTGAGCAAATATTACAGCTAAAACATTTGAGATGCCATCTGTATTCATTGAACTGAATACACTCATCCTGTATGTACGTCTGACACCTAACACAATTATCATTGGTATTAATTGGGATATTAATGTAACGAAATGGATCactatcaaaaatttcatttttctcAACTTCTTTGAGAAACTTCATTAACGGGTTAACAGTTTTTAGATatctatttctttctaAGGCAATATGGAGACCATATCTGGTCAGTAACTTCAAATATTGCGCAAGTCCAGTTATTGTAGACATGCATAATGATATATTCAATGAACTTTTTTTGTCATCTTGATTCAGTTTACGGAGAAATTGTAAGTATATCATAAGCTTCTTTGATAAGTTTTTTGGAAGTTTCAAGTAATTTGGTTTAAAATCAGGTGACTCTCTGTAACTGGGCAGTGTATGGGGTAGATCTTTCTGTTGAGTATCTATTTGGAATATGTTTAAACTATCAAGTCCTTTAAATAAGCACCCTGTCTTAAGAACTAGTAAGGCAGTCGCTTCTACACCCTTCTTTTGATCAGATATTGTTAATGATTGGAACATGTCAGATATGCATGACGCAGCCTCCTCTTCAAATCTATACAGTATCGACCATGTCTTATTTAGGATAAACGAAAATGCCTGCATCTGTTTATCTAGGTTAGAAGCCTGTTCACTATAATTGCTTTCGGTAGAAATGGTAGGATTAAATTCTAATTTTGGTATTTCAGGTAGGTTTAGTGTATCGGATGATAAATCTACATGCCAGTATTTGTGAATACCGTAACATTCAGGGTGCCAACATAAAACCTGGTCGCCTTTTGGGAATTCAATATACTGATCTGATATAGGAAATTTACAACCTATGCATCTTTTGGAAAAGTACTTCATGAAATGAAATCGACAATATAGCTGGTCATCATGGATAAAACACTTTTTTACTCCGCATGGTGTCTTACAGATGGTACACGAAAAAtgttcttcatcatatCTATTCCCAAACGCTGTAAAATATAGTCCTCGCAAAGGCTCATCACAGACATGGCAGAGGAGACCATTTCTCTTAAAATAGTCATACTGACAAAGCAATAAGGTTTCGACATTACCATTGTGTTGATGATCGAAGGGGAAGTATTTGGGCCTTAACGGTCTTGAGCAATCGTGACAAACAAAACATTCCTCATGGAAATATTTGCCGAGAGCCTTAAGTGCCGGTTTTCGATTGGTCTTATCGATATTAATAGGTTTATCACAATGGGAGCATATCTTTTTATTAATGTGAGAATGGTTATCCTGCAGAACGGTTCCAGTACTAACAATATTCACAGAACTATGCATATTTCCTTTAACCATGAGGTTGTCATATATTAGTTATGGCTAACTTTAGGTCTTGTAAGTTTGCAACAATATAAGGTATCGGTGTTTTActaatttttcaatgataGAGGTCAGAAGTTAATGGGGCCGTGTTTGATATCAATTAGATACCTTGATTCTTGAGTGCCAATTTAAAATTGTATATCGAAACGCCAGTTAATAATATACCCTTGCTCGTCTTCTCTAATTTATGGTAACAGGTGAGATTTGGCCCTTATTATTAGCGAGTTTTGATCCAGAAGATAAAATCTGCAACCAACAGCTTTGCCGTCAACAGTCCTTGTATAAACAAATTACCACCTGGTATTCACTATAGCAGTGTAACGTGAAAGATTTACACACAGGATACTATGTCTCGGTATATGAATTGAATCCAATCTCAGCTTTTATTCGAGATATAAATAAACTGATCAACATGTAAAAAGGCTGTCCTCTTCCATTTTCTGGTTTGTTTTCCTTTCTAAACAcgaatttttttcttcttcagaagaaaaagaagtgTTCCTCTTCGGAGCTTGATAATCGAGCATCgccaaaaaaaacaaaagaggATTAATGTGTATGAAGAGGAGTGGGGTGGATAATGGGTAGACGATCGACAATCGACTATCTGCTATGTTGCATTTGAGGCATATCAGCAAGAGAATTCTTGGTATGTTATTCCGTATCGATTGTCAATGTTACTTGTCACATATGAGCGAAGGTGCTTTGCGAGCATAATTGAGTTCCTTAGTAGATACGGAATATTCTTCCCCCGCAAAGTGGGTCGGAGTAACTATAGTTTTATAATTATCTTTATGCCAGTGATTAACATATAGTCGGAAATAGTTGGTTTCTTCATTACCTTACATATAATTAGCCTatcttgtttctttttgttctttttgtatttggaagcttgatattattcattACTTCTTCCAAATAAATCCAAATATTCCTTGATAAATGGAGCTCTTTGAGATAGGTACCAGGGTACATCAGCAATAAATGTACACaggaatatataatatgtAACGTATGTAACGTAGTTAGATGGAACCGTTTACTAATTCAGATGTAAATCAATACTACACAACGCCAGCTCTGTTTGGCAAAGAAGTTTATGGTTAGCCCTACTATTTATGTCAACGAGGAAGGCATTTGTACTAAGAAGACAGTCATTTTGGAAATCATTCTCTATCATATCATGAAGCTTAATTTTCCAATTGTCATCGATTATGTTTGCAAACATTttagaaataaataattcGAGAGTTGTAATACGCTTGTGAAAAGGCATTGCCAAAAAAAGCGCTTGTTAGAATTTGCCAAATCAGGTCGTTCACTATAAACCAGGATAGGGTCAGCTTTTCTTTGCTATCAAAGACATCATTTGATCAATGTAATTTTTACCCTAGCAGGACAAAGACATAGCCTTGATTATATGCGGAAATGCTATAAAAACATCTGATATTAATGtatcaagttcttcagaTCTACATGGGGTCTAAGTTTTGTAATTTCAAAACTCATTCATTAACATCGTTCTCCAAGTTAATTTGATTGCCATCGTCTTTCCAAAAGCAAAGGTCTGATAGGTTACATTCTCGATAACGCAATTCTACTCTACTCTTAAAATTATCTGGTAAGCCAACATCTGTATGTGTTATAATTTTACCATGTAACACGTTCCAACCCTTATCAAACAATCGTCCAATAACTATGTCATGTCTGAAATCATTTGGTTGTTCATTCCGTCTATATAAACTCAGTACGTAATATAGAATATAGCATTGCCTTTTAGAAAGTCATCGAACAGAAATGTGATTTACATTATAATCAATGCTTTATAAGTCGATtgattaaaaaatattctcaTATCTAAATCTAAATCCACATCATAATGCAATacattatttattaattctCTTATATTGGGCTGGTTCACTttatctttcaaaaattcaatacCCATGTCCCTCTATGCTAAGGTTCCTATTGAGAATATATCACTTTTGCTATTCGCTGTAGTCTCACACTGACCAAATGCAGACACATTTGAGCCCAAAACTGAATATATGGTCAAAAGAATCAAGGATAATGAGAAAGTCTTGTTTATGCTGATTATAGAATTTGAGGCGTTTACCGTACGATTTATTCCATTTACCAACTGATGATTTAAGTAACCAGTCAAAGAATGACTTTTTGGGATACTGGGGATCAGGAATATCGATCCATCAATAGTCAAATGTGTTCATACATCTATTTCTCTCTTATTATCATGCAACATCGATACCAAAACGTTAACTTCAGGCTCTTACTTAATATCTGtggaaaataaaagtttTTAGTAATTCAAGGTAGATTTTACAAAAGTCAACACTATTATTGCTTGTATTGAAACATTTTACCCCAATATGACTATTTAAGCTATCCAAGTAAAACACAAATTTGTTTGTACAACAATGATAAAGCACTGGAATTCTATCCTACAAATGcaaaattttaaattctttCTATACCACAGTTATTGCATTAAAGTTGCATTACCATAACAGTGAACTGATAAAATCTCCATTCCTCTGACACATAACCTATAACGTactaaaaaaacaaaatgctCCACATTAGGAAAATCTATAATTCAACTTGAGACAAACGTTTTCCATATGCATGTCTCACTTCAACCGCAAATCTTCATATACCGGTTAATCTACATgtataaaaatattcacAGATTTCGGTTTTTGCCTCTATGGAACACCTTTGcttttattatcattactAATGCGTAGAATTCCTGTATTGTGCTATGGAACTCTATTCAATTTCAGCaaacaaataaatatcGTGATCTTGTCATTATCATTGCTGATATCAAAATTCCTACATAATCATTTTGTCTAATCTATTGGactaattaataataacagCCTGAGGGTTTTCATCAAGAACAGTTTAGCTGTGACATCAATAACATCGGAATTAATCTCCTCAGACAACTATCAACACTAACACGCTATTACATCATGCTACCGAATACCTCGATAAATTAATCCTCTTTGATTCCTCGTGGTGACAAAATACTGTTGtctttatcaaaattatgTTCTTCCCATAAGCCCACAACCTGAGTTAGCAGTTATCATGAAAAATCATGATCATATATTCTACTACAATAATTGTCGAAATTGATGCAAGAGattttttcaagttctcaaaaaaaataatcttcctaaagagaagaaaagtaaCTGCAATAGCAATATCAAAACATTGCACATGATActaaatattttatgaagGGAAACTTCTTAAATTATACACGAGCTACACAATTTTCAGAAGTTTGAGCCAATAAACCTCAATACTAACCAAATGTTTAATGGATCGAATAATACACATACAATATCCCagtaaaatataaataccGATCCTGTTATAATGtcaaatattgaaataCCAATAATATGGGAATGTTAAGTGACTGCCAGCTAATCAGAAACACAGAAAAAAACTGTGCTAATAACAACGGGTTTGTTACGTAATTATAAATCCTGGCTAATATTCACCATCAATAACAAACCAAATTGCACACATTGACTTCATGAGCAcccaattgaaaaaatttcatcattattgTATACTTGAAAGTATACGCTAAACTGACAAATAAAGAGAACATCTATGACTAATTCCGCAAATCTGATACCATTATTCAATTGCTTTTCAACCGGGAGTTCTAATCCTTAAATCATGTCCTAAACACCACTTTTTTAATTCAGATAACACCTTCTATGAATGACACCTGTGTAGCCTACTGTTCACACATATCAGTTGAAACAGTCACAGCGGAACTCTTGGTGTTGTTTGTACATTATTGTATCAAGTAAGGATTCGGGCGATGGTGGTTTATCCTTTAATGATACTACACAACCGTAACTCAAACCAATCTTAAACTGAATGTTAACATTGACCACCGCTATTAagacaaaataataaaatttaaatatttGCTACAGAgatcaataacaaaaacTCGAAGTGATAAACAGTTAAAAAATCTCTATTTGGCAAAAAAGAGCAATGCTCTTTTCGGTCTATTTGCTTTTTGGTTAGTTTCGGCCTCATAATTAGACCTCGATTACAGTTCTCGTGTATAGTATTAGAATAAAACTAACAATGAATGCAAGCAAGAGTAATTAAAAGGTTTCTCAAATCAATAGATATTTGCGTTCTAGTATATTCAAATTGCTTTTGTAAAACTTCCAGGAAATATCGCTAAAAGTATCATATACATCTTATACTTCTCAAACACACTACCCCTCGATAGTGTCACCAGAGCAGCGTCTGAACATTCCACATTATGACACTCAATATGACGATAAAGTGCAATTAGAAGTTTTACACCATCACTTGATAACCATGAATTACCCATTCTACTGTGTAAAATATTGCTATTCTAAAGGGAGAGACCTTGTCTGGATGAGCTACTTTTTAACTTCTCACATGTTAATATTCTAGACTTTTATTTTCACTTAATATAGTAGACTACTTCTAGAAAGTAAACAGAAAATTGTCTTTATCTAACAATATATCTAAAAATTACAGTAATACCTCATGAagatttattatttgagTTGACAGCCTCTAGTTTTGTTTACTTGAAGAATAACCAAAACTTAAAAAGGCCCTCTAGAAAAGTAATCATATCATCTCATTCTCAGCTAAGAACTCAATTATTCGTGTAATGTAGGTCAATATGGGATAGACTGGCAACCAACCTACTCTTCGATAGCTCATGTTGGGGTTCATTGGTCTCTGAGTCATGATTTTCCTTTTACTTAATTCACACCTTTTGAAATACAATCACACAAAACCAACAATGACTACATTCAAACAAGATAGTTGATATGAATTGTTGAATATATCGCATGGGAAAGTTCTTAAATGACTATTGTTTGACTAAGAGTAGCCCTACATTACACTAGCTATTCATATAATTATCAGAGGTCAACTGTAACGCAGAGCTGATATCTGGAGCGTTGTATTCTACTCAGAAAAGAGCTCTCCAGGCCATCCTGTGTAATTGCTCTTTTCCATTGATGTTAGCCCACTTCTTTCCGGGATAGCTTCTGCCTCCATTACCGCAAGTGAAAGATGAACTCCGTAAAAGGACAGCAGACTCACTGTAGTAAGCACAGGGGATGTATATAGCGCTTGCACTTGTGAGGTGTACTCACATGTCAAATCACATTCCTCTTTGCTACGTTTCAGCACCGGAAGGTAGTTAAAAGTGCATCAAACAGTCCTGTAAACACCTGTGTTAATCCCGTTGTTcttattaaatatatctctttctctcttataatcaaaactgaaaatCCCGAGTAATCGTATAATGAACCAGTAACCAAAATAATTTGAACTAAACAAGTTGATGATTAGTTACTATCTATATAAAACTAATAACCGACCAAACATAgaaataatgaaagaagaacaaaaaatcaTTTAAAGTTTAACCGAATGACTGTAAAGTCTTCATCTTTATAAAATTATGTCTACAGTATAAATTTTGAGTAAAAAATAGTGAGCATGAGGACTAATGTGCCTGCCATGCAGTGTGTTTAAAAATCTAGTAAAAGTCAATAATATCACTTATTCAAGTATAAAATGTTACTGTTCTATACACATTGTCCCTAAATAGGATACAAGAAGTAGTTTACAGATGTCTGAATATGTTAAATCAACGCAAAACATTACTTTGATCTTATACAACTCTAGTGTAACCACTCAAATGCTCATACTTGGTTTATCAATAGTAGTTACAGTTCAAATCAAATCGGTGCAGCAAAACCAACGTCGACACAGGGATAATTGTGCTCATCGCATATTATGCTgaaatttctttctcatTCCAATCGAGTCCTTTATCATGTTCGCAAacaaatgatattataCAGATACTTGGAGCACCATCTCACTTGAGTAGTAACATTGTCTTTCATTCTAGTTACCATTTATGTACTTGCTGGTCTATTTATAGAAACTAATTATATAATTCCAAGGTAATATTTGTACAAAATTTAGCACGCTTTCATCATCTGCTATTCTCATAGGCCAGTGTTTTGTTTAtaacaatgaaaaagaGCGTTGTATTATTTTGGCGCAGTCCCATGTGTTAATTTTTAATCCTATACCTTAGTTTTGTTAtcaaaaaatgcaatttaTAGTAGGAACATTCactaaaataaagaaatttttcaacttcataAAACAGTAACATCAACAGATATACaataatttcagaaattcACAAAAGCTAAATTTGATAGTAATTAGTTCACACCATTTTCTTAAAGTTAAGTTATCATTCTTTGCTATCAGAGTGTCCTTTGACGGAGCTGGATAACTATGCattcagaaagaaaaatacatTAAATGAAGACCATCTAAAGTaatttaaaaagaaaggcCATAGGAATACGATTTGATATACTACTAAATTTTATAGATGACATTTCACCGTAAACTAAAGCTACTAACGTAATATAAGGTTTTGGAGAAACCGTCCATTATTTTTCCCTACAAAATCATCAATCAGTGATTGTGTTTACTATTGGCCTTTTAAACTTGAAATACTTCAATGAAGTTTGATCTTATCCTCTATACTTAATATCttgtcttttcttttcccaTTCATTTTCCCAGAAAAAAGGATAAATATGGATAATCAGTAAACGACTATCGAACCTTAGACAGTAAGAGTcacaaaaaatttgaaaaactgtTCTTAGAGGATCCTCTCTATCTAAATATAGATAAGTTAACGTGCTGCAAACGGTCTGCAACTGGTGCCTACTGCTGACATATGAATTCATTTGTACTTACTATTCGTACTGTTACCGTTCTAACTGTAAGTAATACTTTAATTATGCATACAATATGCCAAACAAGACATACATACCAATATTTAGGATTCACTGTAAGACCGTTAATATCACCATGCACCCCAAGTAAACAGTTTGATCAACAATTTTGAATGGAATACAGTCAACAGATTACATCCTCCGATCACAAAACGTGTATGATCATAGTGTCATCAAAACTAACAAGCATTCGCACTATTCATATTGTCAAGTAATTACTATCTTATTGTTTGTATTTCTGCTGAAATAATATGATATTATACCATAATGAAAACTTTAAATTTAGCCATCCTTATAGACCAATCAAAATAATCTAAACTCAAGAAATTGTTCAATAACAGTCCCTTTTCAATGCGTCAGACCAGTTACCCTTTCATGTATTGATGATGCCATTAATCTCTCTATAAGATTTATAATACTATTCACtaatatcatttttctCTATACTTCGACTGATTATCATCTGTAGGCTACTTATTAGTGTTCATACTATGTTTTTCCTACTATTTGTTGTGCTTCCTTCAACTCTATTGCACTTCCAATATTACCTAAAGTTAGCTGGAGGACTGCCAGTAACCCATGACCATTCTATCTCATACCATTTTCGGTGTATTTATTTGTGCCACCATAATACTATATTGATTGGCCAAATTGAGAGTGATTCCTCTGGAGTCACCAAGGTACTATACTAGTAGATAACAAAAGAATACTTAACGGAAGAGAacctttttttatttcagtAACACCAATTTCAAGAATAGCAGTAGAAATTTAGCCGGGTAAAAAGTATTTCAGAAAAATTACCACAGGTGAAAGAAATACGACGAGAAGAATTTAGAGTACTCACTTACTGCATCGTTACATTATATTCAGTATCTGGGTGCTGTTATACCAAGCAATAACTGCTTTCCACTTTGTGATTACTACGAAAAGTAAGGACGATAAACTAAGAACTCTACGAGAAAATTCACGAAAGAAAATGCCGGTCACGGAGGAATATAGCAATTCTTTAGTTAACCTATCAGAACAATAAGGAAAATAGCGCAAAATGCAATCATATTTACAGTATATATTGTCACCAAAAGGTCTTTGAATTATGGATAGCTGTTTACGTTTGGTATTCTGCTTTCACAAAACGTGTTTTCAAATTAGTGTAGTttctattttgaaatttttgtAATGACCAATTATGAAGAAATTCGCAGTATGTCCagataaaaatatctaaaaTAATCTCTATTCCATTAATTTGGAGATGAAAAGCATATATGCAGGGTACCATCTGATAAATTGTTACtcatttattattagaaCTTAAAGtaacaaagaataaataaaatactgtCTCGATACTATTAATTTGTTTAACAATAGAAAACCTATTCTGGTAGGACCAAACTTTTTCGGCCATAATAATGAATGATACTCTATGATTCGACAAGAACCACAACTTTGGTCATATACTTTAAGGATCTGAAACTTCAAAAGCTATATGAAATATAATCAATCCAAATCAAATTCTGACGAAGGAAAGTAGTTTACTGCCATCACGTAGTTCATCAACTTCAAATAATGTATGCGGTTATTGTACAGAAAGTTGTTTTTTCTAATTCAAAGATAACATAAAGATGTTATCTTAATGTAGTAGTTAGAAGTGTTCATAATATAccattctattttttttgtcttcttttctttttttatccaAGGGCATTGGAAATTATGGTAAGTACTAACTTGTGTATTATCCTCTTGACCAAATTCAGTAATTATCGTATAGCTCATGTCAAAAAGAGAATgtaagaataaaaaaagaacaacatattttctttcttttttggaaATCATACAAAATAACTGGTAGTCAGTTAATTTATCTTGGAACATTAATGCTCAATAAATTGCAACTAACCCTAGGTCTTATTAGTCAATTCATACAACTGAGattaaaattaaattgTTTCCTTAGTGCCTAAATAACATAAAAGCAATTGATGTGATGATACCACGACCCATCAGATAGAAGAGCTTTTATGGAGTTGATAAGAAGATATTCCTTATTTCAGACGGATGATTAGTTTTCACAACAGTTGATTATTAAAGTACGACTAAAAAAAGAGCAGTTTTATTTAAGGAATTACTAGATAGTTTCAAGTATGCACTTATAAGAAATTAATGAGCCATACATAAACTAAAACATACCACTTTTAAAATTCACGATttttaaaaagaaaatttggTTAAAAATTCAAGTAGATACTCTTTATGTAATAATTACAAGACTAGGTAGTAGTATTGTAAACCTATGGAAcctattttgttttgttaaATATACCTTTGCATTTGAAT includes:
- the LRG1 gene encoding GTPase-activating protein LRG1 (CAGL0C05599g~Ortholog(s) have role in actin cortical patch localization, actin cytoskeleton organization, division septum assembly, fungal-type cell wall biogenesis, regulation of cell shape); translation: MVKGNMHSSVNIVSTGTVLQDNHSHINKKICSHCDKPINIDKTNRKPALKALGKYFHEECFVCHDCSRPLRPKYFPFDHQHNGNVETLLLCQYDYFKRNGLLCHVCDEPLRGLYFTAFGNRYDEEHFSCTICKTPCGVKKCFIHDDQLYCRFHFMKYFSKRCIGCKFPISDQYIEFPKGDQVLCWHPECYGIHKYWHVDLSSDTLNLPEIPKLEFNPTISTESNYSEQASNLDKQMQAFSFILNKTWSILYRFEEEAASCISDMFQSLTISDQKKGVEATALLVLKTGCLFKGLDSLNIFQIDTQQKDLPHTLPSYRESPDFKPNYLKLPKNLSKKLMIYLQFLRKLNQDDKKSSLNISLCMSTITGLAQYLKLLTRYGLHIALERNRYLKTVNPLMKFLKEVEKNEIFDSDPFRYINIPINTNDNCVRCQTYIQDECIQFNEYRWHLKCFSCNICSESIKPSDVTDATFNKEKMFILCSRCSVDDEVSVPGFKYVTNLSQLIFLLKIALVKTKTVMDLQNKDNKVANIYENGNVPSKFSMEQTYIRTLNDVKRLKSRRESIRVSNEKKEARKSVVLEIPETELGSGKREDKNLIIKTDTPTENSGRDEQLFGNNKTLTLDDISRIVAAEQARELRPNAFTHFKTLEDGSDEFNSNERKRTGVYYSELDKSALVTLKYISLSLLMSDLKKFNDYSFDFEKLRQQISREVRPSQNGNFWNKMWNIVNKDGKKSAPRKVFGTNLDDLSLYCGVDSELGVGPSKIRVPVLVDELISSLKQLDMSVEGIFRKNGNIRRLRELTNQIDAFPSRSIDFSKENAIQLSALLKKFLRELPDPLLTSDLYLLWISSAKISATVRKQKLFSLIFALLPLYNRNVLEVLLSFLNWTSSFSYIENEMGSKMDIHNLSTVIAPNILSSGLETPHNVEMKSLEVPADTFAQNNGENHFLAIEVIDFLITHSEDICMVPTFLMKLLEETKNLKLSTFEDINAYVLESLLHNKIDYSEFEIRKSPIVKNAVTKITRSSVLEVKGAIEISQ